One window of Phycisphaeraceae bacterium genomic DNA carries:
- a CDS encoding CehA/McbA family metallohydrolase, translated as MQISHPYTDLTGGQWLRGNLHAHSTRSDGERTPQAVIDDYAARGYGFLMLSDHDILSSRDECAEWSRRGMILIPGNEVSALGPHLLHVDADRYVKPSRYRQEVLNQINACGIGSESNGKRGRGFAVINHPNWHGNFDHCSIEQLREWTGYIGVEIFNGVICRLEGSPYATNKWDMLLNEGRRIWGFANDDSHAASGDVELGWNTAYVKERTLDGVIDSLVNGRFYCSTGVTISGIHVNGDRIRIETENAQRIVALKNTAQRFAVADASSIEVTVPPRSKYVRFECWGPGEKFAWTQPFFIDDSPSSRGGKGRGFIPEWRVSNLLENRSMTDARPDAVTAHNLKVKTVAAAPPGDIAEGFVDAREQIAGQPGLVYFAANVSSVTDRRATLTVGYDGPIRIWINGEQVFDGPGTNPAHPDKLALHIPLKRGSNDLVIVLDSNGGRAWGIFGRID; from the coding sequence ATGCAGATTTCCCACCCCTACACCGATCTGACCGGCGGCCAGTGGCTGCGCGGTAATCTCCACGCTCACTCGACCCGCAGCGACGGCGAGCGCACTCCACAGGCAGTCATCGACGACTACGCAGCACGCGGGTACGGCTTCCTTATGTTGTCCGACCACGACATTCTCTCGTCGCGCGATGAGTGCGCCGAGTGGAGCCGGCGTGGGATGATCCTGATTCCGGGCAATGAGGTCAGTGCCTTGGGGCCGCACCTGCTGCACGTCGATGCCGACCGTTATGTCAAGCCGTCCCGTTACCGCCAGGAAGTGCTGAACCAAATCAACGCCTGCGGTATAGGGTCTGAGTCGAACGGGAAGCGCGGCCGTGGTTTCGCCGTCATAAACCATCCCAATTGGCACGGCAATTTCGACCACTGCTCGATCGAACAACTCCGCGAGTGGACCGGTTACATCGGCGTCGAAATTTTTAATGGCGTGATCTGTCGGCTTGAGGGCAGCCCCTACGCAACCAACAAGTGGGACATGTTGTTGAACGAGGGCAGGAGGATCTGGGGATTCGCCAATGATGACAGCCACGCCGCCAGCGGTGACGTCGAGCTTGGCTGGAATACGGCCTATGTCAAGGAGCGCACGCTTGACGGCGTGATCGACTCACTGGTCAATGGCCGTTTCTACTGCTCGACCGGAGTGACGATCTCCGGCATCCACGTCAACGGTGACCGTATCCGCATCGAGACGGAAAATGCCCAGCGGATCGTCGCGTTGAAAAACACAGCTCAGCGATTTGCGGTCGCCGACGCATCATCGATTGAAGTGACGGTTCCGCCTCGCAGCAAGTATGTACGTTTCGAGTGTTGGGGGCCTGGAGAGAAGTTCGCTTGGACGCAGCCGTTTTTTATTGACGACTCGCCGTCTTCCCGCGGCGGAAAGGGGCGTGGATTCATTCCGGAATGGCGGGTGTCCAACCTGCTGGAAAACCGATCCATGACCGATGCGCGTCCGGATGCGGTGACGGCCCATAATCTCAAGGTCAAGACAGTCGCTGCTGCTCCGCCGGGTGATATTGCCGAGGGCTTTGTCGATGCGCGTGAGCAGATCGCCGGCCAGCCGGGGTTGGTGTATTTCGCGGCAAACGTGTCGAGCGTGACAGATCGCCGCGCGACACTTACGGTCGGTTACGACGGCCCGATCCGCATATGGATCAATGGCGAGCAGGTCTTTGACGGTCCGGGAACCAATCCCGCTCATCCTGACAAGCTTGCACTGCACATTCCGCTCAAGCGCGGCAGCAACGATCTCGTAATCGTGCTGGACAGCAATGGCGGCAGGGCGTGGGGTATTTTCGGCCGCATCGACTGA
- a CDS encoding NADH-quinone oxidoreductase subunit H, with translation MIEQLAQQLAVHLGVDYAQYGIWLVILIKVLIVATVFLAGISVIAMFSIWWERKVAGHMQGRYGPMHVGGWHGWSQSIADGIKLILKEDLMPTGADAFLFRLAPYLAFAPVFAAFLALPFGPQFIFESRLNIGVLYVVAVLSVEVMGVILAGWASNSKWSIYGAMREACQMVSYEIPLGISIICGLLVAGTLDLVELGYLQGAGIWDWFVYHNPFVFVAFLLYFISSLAANKRAPFDLPESESELVAGFHTEYSGLRFSFFFFAEYAGMFIVGGIQAALFLGSWTSPLGIFDPIYHALGYDPIHAGQQFFNGAITAAHGWEATSAAMGLGGSPVKLLLLNFYGLFWFVIKAMSMVFIQMWLRWTLPRIRIDQVLYACVKVLLPASLVMFAGTALWVWLVDSPSAYAPYQHITPTRLAHLVSNGSWLQFTTQIVLTVIGVATVAVAAGVVFWAWVHRRTQPPQSFFPDVMPVGQESFTPGDREIGHTNSPKPAAG, from the coding sequence ATGATCGAGCAATTGGCGCAACAACTGGCCGTTCACCTCGGCGTCGATTACGCCCAGTACGGCATCTGGCTTGTCATCCTTATCAAGGTACTCATCGTCGCCACGGTGTTTCTCGCGGGAATCAGCGTGATCGCCATGTTCAGCATCTGGTGGGAGCGTAAAGTCGCCGGCCACATGCAGGGCCGCTACGGCCCGATGCACGTCGGCGGCTGGCACGGCTGGTCTCAGTCGATCGCCGACGGTATCAAGCTCATCCTCAAAGAAGACCTCATGCCCACCGGGGCGGATGCCTTCCTTTTCCGGCTCGCGCCTTATCTGGCGTTCGCGCCGGTATTCGCGGCGTTTCTGGCTTTGCCGTTTGGCCCGCAGTTTATTTTTGAGTCGCGGCTCAATATCGGCGTGTTGTACGTCGTCGCGGTTCTCTCGGTGGAAGTTATGGGCGTGATCCTCGCCGGCTGGGCGAGTAATTCCAAGTGGTCGATCTACGGCGCAATGCGAGAAGCCTGCCAGATGGTCAGCTACGAGATTCCGTTGGGAATCTCGATCATCTGTGGGCTGCTCGTCGCTGGTACGCTCGACCTTGTGGAGCTTGGCTATCTTCAGGGTGCTGGGATCTGGGACTGGTTCGTCTATCACAATCCGTTCGTATTCGTGGCTTTCCTTCTCTATTTCATTTCGAGCCTCGCAGCCAACAAGCGGGCACCGTTTGATCTTCCAGAATCAGAAAGTGAACTGGTCGCAGGATTCCACACGGAATACAGCGGGCTGCGTTTCAGCTTCTTTTTCTTTGCTGAATACGCAGGCATGTTCATCGTCGGCGGTATTCAGGCGGCTCTCTTTTTAGGCTCATGGACGAGTCCGCTGGGAATTTTCGATCCGATTTATCACGCGCTGGGTTATGATCCGATCCACGCCGGTCAGCAGTTCTTCAATGGTGCGATCACCGCGGCTCACGGCTGGGAGGCGACTTCCGCTGCCATGGGTCTGGGCGGCTCACCGGTCAAGCTGCTGCTCCTGAATTTTTACGGCTTGTTCTGGTTTGTCATCAAGGCGATGAGCATGGTCTTCATCCAGATGTGGCTGCGCTGGACGCTGCCGCGCATCCGTATTGATCAGGTGCTTTACGCCTGCGTGAAGGTTCTGCTCCCTGCATCACTGGTGATGTTTGCGGGTACGGCCCTGTGGGTGTGGCTGGTCGATTCACCCTCGGCATATGCTCCCTATCAGCACATCACGCCGACCCGTCTGGCGCATCTTGTGAGCAATGGGTCCTGGCTCCAGTTCACCACACAGATCGTGCTGACCGTGATCGGTGTGGCGACAGTCGCCGTCGCTGCCGGTGTGGTTTTCTGGGCGTGGGTTCACCGCCGCACACAGCCGCCGCAGAGCTTCTTTCCCGATGTCATGCCTGTCGGTCAGGAGAGCTTCACGCCCGGCGACCGCGAAATCGGCCACACGAACTCACCGAAGCCGGCAGCAGGATAA
- a CDS encoding PHP domain-containing protein has protein sequence MHSTASDGTLAPEALGPLAASLGVQVIALTDHDTTQGLCDCAQGCEAAGVTFVPGIELSADILALRVKTEADKKLGTLHILGLFVRHDDPQLHTIHERLLIARRDRNPQIVRKLQELGVKIDYDEVRELAAASGTEIIGRPHIAQIMVKKGYVKSNQDAFTKYIGEGKPAYVRKDTLSPTHAIEAIHHAGGLAILAHPVQLRCRDEDELIHCVTRLKSFGLDGMETRHSEHTPAEVEQYTKLAQNLGLLISGGSDFHGTRKPVKLGSQNIPLEVYEKLRLAREKRN, from the coding sequence ATGCACTCAACCGCCTCCGACGGCACGCTCGCGCCCGAGGCGCTCGGGCCGTTGGCGGCTTCGTTGGGAGTGCAGGTCATTGCATTGACGGACCACGACACCACGCAGGGACTTTGCGATTGTGCACAGGGGTGCGAGGCTGCGGGTGTTACGTTCGTCCCCGGTATCGAGCTTTCGGCTGACATTTTAGCTCTGCGCGTCAAAACCGAGGCTGATAAAAAGCTCGGCACGCTTCACATCCTGGGTTTATTCGTACGCCACGATGATCCCCAACTGCACACGATCCACGAGCGACTGCTCATTGCTCGCAGGGATCGGAACCCTCAAATCGTCCGCAAGCTCCAGGAACTGGGCGTCAAAATTGATTACGACGAGGTTCGTGAGCTGGCGGCGGCCTCTGGCACGGAGATCATCGGCCGCCCGCATATCGCGCAGATCATGGTGAAAAAGGGTTATGTCAAAAGTAATCAGGATGCGTTTACTAAGTACATCGGCGAGGGAAAACCTGCTTATGTGCGGAAAGACACTCTCTCACCCACGCACGCCATCGAGGCGATACACCACGCCGGCGGCTTGGCGATATTAGCGCACCCGGTGCAGCTTCGATGTCGTGATGAAGATGAGCTGATCCACTGTGTCACACGACTGAAATCGTTCGGTCTTGACGGCATGGAGACACGCCACAGCGAACACACTCCAGCCGAGGTCGAACAATACACCAAACTCGCCCAGAATCTCGGCCTTCTTATCAGCGGCGGAAGTGATTTCCACGGCACCCGCAAGCCGGTGAAGCTCGGCAGTCAGAACATCCCCCTGGAGGTGTACGAGAAACTGCGTCTGGCGCGAGAGAAACGAAATTGA
- a CDS encoding transglutaminase domain-containing protein, which translates to MMTRSRFAPAVFWLALAAPAMAGPVVASEPAKTTFSRWYQVFLDQEQIGYMNTTTRESSTVIESTTLMKLSMRRGEAEIAISIATAFAETPDGKPIRATSEQMLGGLVMRQKVTFGPESMDVVTTQGDRQRHSTVTTTEADRNFLTPAAAERYVHDRIAAGDKEIKWWAFDPATSLKRFESKLTIKGKEDIEIAGRHVTAFSAAQVGSNMPGVTLLAHVDEFGRPLKSTMPVIGGLSITVVQATEEDARKPGKAGEVMVASFVKPDHPIQKPRTLRSAVYQITLQPDQSAGDGATTRPASGLVDFPRGGYQRVVWTDESTATVVVDLSSPVNPLDDVPREEHRKASDYLDFEDEKIKALLKKALSGQPDDLSASRKAEILRKFVHDYVETKDLTVGFATATEVARTGRGDCTEHAVLLAALLRAAGIPSRVVSGLLYVEEFAGQKDVFGYHMWTQAWLPAERRNADISNKAGSAAKAHSTGAFTSGAGWADLDAVLEDVSFDAAHIALSRSSLSDQDGVLDMGQLLRMTGRLKISVLDAEQEK; encoded by the coding sequence ATGATGACACGATCACGCTTTGCTCCCGCAGTCTTTTGGCTTGCGCTGGCTGCTCCCGCGATGGCCGGCCCCGTTGTCGCCAGCGAACCGGCCAAGACCACTTTTTCCCGTTGGTATCAGGTCTTTCTCGATCAGGAACAGATCGGCTACATGAATACGACGACACGCGAGTCGTCAACCGTTATCGAATCGACCACGCTGATGAAGTTGTCCATGCGCCGCGGCGAAGCGGAGATCGCCATTTCCATCGCAACGGCTTTTGCTGAGACCCCCGACGGCAAACCGATCCGCGCAACTTCCGAGCAGATGCTCGGCGGACTGGTCATGAGACAGAAGGTGACATTCGGCCCGGAGTCGATGGATGTGGTGACCACCCAGGGTGATCGACAGCGACACAGCACAGTCACCACCACCGAAGCCGATCGAAACTTTCTGACACCTGCCGCCGCGGAACGCTACGTGCATGATCGAATTGCTGCAGGTGATAAAGAGATCAAGTGGTGGGCATTCGATCCGGCCACCAGTCTGAAACGATTTGAATCAAAGCTCACGATCAAGGGAAAAGAGGATATCGAGATTGCCGGACGGCATGTCACGGCATTTTCAGCAGCGCAGGTCGGCAGCAACATGCCTGGCGTCACGCTGCTGGCTCATGTGGATGAGTTTGGAAGGCCGCTCAAGTCCACGATGCCGGTGATCGGGGGATTGTCGATCACGGTGGTGCAGGCGACCGAGGAAGACGCACGAAAACCCGGGAAGGCTGGCGAGGTGATGGTTGCATCCTTCGTCAAGCCGGACCATCCGATTCAGAAACCGAGGACACTGCGCTCCGCGGTGTACCAGATCACGTTGCAGCCGGACCAATCAGCAGGTGATGGCGCGACAACTCGGCCTGCATCCGGCTTGGTGGATTTTCCGCGTGGCGGTTATCAGCGCGTCGTATGGACGGATGAATCGACCGCCACGGTCGTGGTCGATCTTTCATCGCCGGTAAATCCTCTGGATGACGTACCCAGAGAGGAACACCGCAAGGCATCGGATTATCTGGATTTCGAGGACGAAAAGATCAAGGCCCTGTTGAAAAAAGCTCTGTCAGGCCAGCCGGACGATCTCTCCGCTTCGAGGAAGGCAGAGATATTGCGCAAGTTTGTGCATGACTACGTGGAGACGAAGGACCTGACAGTTGGTTTTGCGACCGCCACGGAAGTCGCTCGAACCGGCAGAGGTGACTGCACAGAGCACGCTGTGCTGTTGGCTGCGTTGCTGCGTGCGGCAGGTATTCCCAGCCGGGTCGTGTCAGGCCTGCTTTATGTGGAGGAATTCGCGGGTCAGAAAGATGTCTTTGGCTATCACATGTGGACCCAGGCGTGGCTCCCAGCCGAACGACGGAACGCGGACATATCCAACAAGGCTGGTTCCGCTGCCAAAGCCCATTCCACAGGAGCTTTTACCTCTGGGGCAGGGTGGGCGGATTTGGATGCTGTGCTGGAGGATGTTTCCTTCGACGCAGCTCACATTGCGCTGTCGCGCAGTTCGTTGTCGGATCAGGACGGAGTGCTGGACATGGGGCAACTGCTGCGAATGACCGGCCGACTCAAAATATCAGTGTTAGATGCGGAGCAGGAAAAGTAA
- a CDS encoding glycosyltransferase family 2 protein has translation MRTLLAIPVYNEQKHVTKVLDEVRRYARDILVIDDGSTDETPLLLAKQPVEVVRHARNRGYGQSMIAAFRWATCQCYCYDWLITMDCDEQHQPASLPDFHAAIQQAQNDRENGADVISGSRYMTVESAVTVAPTDRRAINRKITAMVNDRLGLRLTDAFCGFKAYRVKALRRLTLDETGYAFPLQFWVQAVANGLRITELPIDLIYNDPNRSFGGSLDNPDHRLAHYTQVFERELAKFPDKFPQAEPACANCDSEE, from the coding sequence ATGCGTACTCTCCTGGCAATTCCCGTTTATAACGAGCAAAAGCACGTCACCAAGGTTCTCGATGAGGTGCGCCGTTATGCCCGCGACATTTTGGTCATTGATGACGGCTCCACCGATGAGACGCCGTTACTGCTGGCCAAGCAACCCGTTGAAGTCGTGAGACATGCCCGCAACCGCGGATACGGCCAGTCAATGATCGCTGCGTTTCGATGGGCGACCTGTCAATGCTATTGCTACGACTGGCTGATCACCATGGACTGCGACGAGCAGCATCAACCCGCGAGCCTGCCGGATTTCCATGCTGCCATTCAGCAGGCACAGAACGACCGGGAGAATGGCGCGGATGTGATCAGCGGCAGCCGATACATGACCGTCGAGTCGGCTGTGACTGTTGCGCCGACGGATCGCCGTGCGATCAATCGCAAGATCACAGCTATGGTCAATGACCGTCTGGGTCTGCGGCTCACTGATGCGTTCTGTGGTTTCAAGGCCTACCGAGTCAAAGCACTCCGCCGTCTTACGCTTGACGAGACCGGCTACGCATTCCCGCTTCAATTCTGGGTACAGGCAGTTGCGAATGGTTTGCGCATAACCGAGCTGCCGATCGATCTGATTTACAACGACCCGAATCGCAGTTTCGGCGGATCGCTGGACAATCCTGACCATCGCCTGGCCCACTACACTCAGGTGTTTGAGCGTGAGCTGGCGAAGTTTCCCGATAAATTTCCGCAGGCTGAACCCGCGTGCGCCAATTGTGATTCTGAAGAGTAA
- the rsmA gene encoding ribosomal RNA small subunit methyltransferase A: MAQTLSEIKSLLATYGLHPRHRLGQNFLHDANQMARILDAAALKDGELVLEVGPGTGALSERLLDAGARLAMVEIDGELEPILRQRVLERRPERARLLIADVLAGKHDINPAVWQLLDEVRETGTPDLAHRPSNPFDFKLIANLPYNVASPLLANLVLDHPEMTLAVVMIQREVADRLTAEPGGKDYGPLGIFVQAACHVERIAILTPGCFWPAPKVDSAVVCLRRRKEPLAPDLKALSHLLHTLFSKRRKQIGSILGRNTVLPAAIDPMARPEQLTIEQFVALAASVSLK; the protein is encoded by the coding sequence ATGGCCCAGACGCTTTCCGAAATCAAATCACTTCTGGCAACTTATGGCTTGCATCCGCGGCATCGGCTGGGGCAGAACTTTTTGCACGATGCCAATCAGATGGCTCGGATTCTTGACGCAGCCGCATTGAAAGATGGCGAACTCGTGCTCGAGGTAGGCCCCGGCACCGGTGCGCTGTCGGAACGGTTACTGGATGCTGGTGCTCGGCTGGCGATGGTGGAAATCGACGGCGAGCTTGAGCCGATTTTGCGACAGCGCGTGCTGGAACGTCGCCCGGAACGCGCGAGACTTCTCATCGCTGATGTCCTGGCGGGTAAGCACGACATCAACCCAGCGGTGTGGCAATTACTCGATGAGGTCCGCGAGACAGGTACTCCTGACCTGGCACACCGACCTTCTAACCCGTTTGACTTCAAGCTGATCGCTAACCTTCCCTATAACGTCGCTTCGCCACTCCTGGCGAACCTGGTGCTTGATCATCCTGAGATGACGCTGGCTGTGGTGATGATCCAACGTGAGGTGGCTGATCGACTGACTGCTGAGCCGGGCGGCAAGGACTATGGTCCGCTGGGAATTTTCGTTCAGGCAGCGTGCCACGTTGAGCGGATCGCAATATTGACTCCCGGATGTTTCTGGCCGGCTCCGAAAGTGGACTCAGCAGTGGTGTGCTTACGTCGCCGAAAAGAGCCACTTGCTCCGGATCTGAAAGCCCTATCTCATCTGCTGCATACGTTGTTTTCAAAACGCCGCAAGCAGATCGGTTCGATTCTTGGTCGGAATACCGTGCTTCCCGCCGCCATTGATCCCATGGCCAGGCCAGAGCAGCTCACTATTGAACAGTTCGTCGCGCTGGCAGCTTCGGTGTCCTTGAAGTAG
- a CDS encoding SGNH/GDSL hydrolase family protein codes for MAQTSTIDKLDKNFVPLEVADGVRWYDIRALGVEGRGWNDTEEFYDRLPARAKAIVRPPVWELSHHSAGINVRFVTNATAISARWTLRSENYAMPHMPATGVSGLDLYGRKSGRWLWAGTGIPGASLTNKVTINGSLDGSREYQLFLPLYNGVTSVAIGIPEGATIKRAKPRSGKKGRGFVVYGTSIVHGGCASRSGMGYPEIMSRDLDCNSINLGFSGNGPMDLEMAPFLGELNPAVFVLDGLPNMSPEQVSQRTEPFVKTLRTARPRTPIVLVENIIYQSQPFQKSGANIRTDKNARLREAFRQLLKIGVKDLFYVKGDTLLGDVERDNFGTVDGVHPTDLGFLRMAKVIGKTVRRFL; via the coding sequence ATGGCACAGACTTCAACAATCGACAAACTGGATAAAAACTTCGTTCCTCTGGAAGTGGCTGACGGCGTGCGCTGGTACGACATCCGCGCGCTCGGCGTTGAGGGGCGAGGATGGAACGACACCGAGGAGTTTTATGATCGCTTGCCAGCCCGGGCGAAAGCCATTGTGCGTCCGCCGGTCTGGGAACTCAGCCATCATTCCGCGGGAATCAACGTTCGATTTGTAACTAACGCGACAGCCATCTCTGCACGGTGGACGCTGCGTTCCGAAAACTACGCCATGCCGCATATGCCGGCGACAGGTGTCAGCGGACTCGATTTGTATGGCCGAAAAAGCGGTCGCTGGCTCTGGGCAGGTACCGGCATACCGGGAGCGTCGCTCACCAACAAAGTCACGATAAACGGTTCGCTGGATGGATCGCGCGAGTACCAGCTCTTTCTGCCGCTCTACAACGGTGTCACAAGTGTGGCTATTGGCATTCCTGAAGGGGCCACGATCAAGCGCGCCAAGCCGCGATCCGGCAAAAAAGGCAGAGGTTTTGTCGTGTACGGCACATCAATTGTGCATGGCGGATGCGCGAGTCGATCCGGTATGGGCTATCCGGAAATCATGTCCCGTGATCTTGATTGCAATTCGATCAATCTCGGCTTTTCCGGTAATGGACCGATGGATCTCGAAATGGCGCCGTTTCTGGGTGAACTCAACCCTGCGGTCTTTGTGCTCGACGGCCTGCCAAATATGTCTCCCGAACAGGTGAGTCAACGCACGGAGCCGTTCGTTAAAACCCTTCGCACCGCCCGGCCACGAACACCGATCGTGCTGGTCGAAAACATCATCTATCAATCCCAGCCGTTTCAGAAGTCCGGTGCCAACATTCGAACGGATAAGAATGCACGGCTTCGCGAAGCCTTCCGCCAGTTACTCAAGATTGGGGTGAAAGACCTGTTCTACGTCAAGGGCGATACGCTTCTGGGTGATGTTGAGAGGGATAACTTCGGCACGGTGGACGGCGTGCATCCGACGGATCTGGGATTTTTGCGCATGGCAAAAGTGATTGGGAAAACGGTCCGCCGATTCCTGTAG
- the mutL gene encoding DNA mismatch repair endonuclease MutL: MPIRKLPLLLVNQIAAGEVIERPASVVKELVENSLDAGAKRIEVAVEDGGRELIRVSDDGGGIPSDELSLALAPHATSKLQTPDQLAAITTMGFRGEALASIASVSRMRLTSRATIDGKSAESGAYLQASGDYVGEVTPDACAPGTVVEVRDLFFNTPARRKFMRAGPTEFGHITELLGRLAMVRPDVSFTLLHNGKKSLEVFATSSRRQRCIDVLGEELDEAMLEFEQEDISPDAVIEENNRTKRARVWGLAGLPAIARATGKFQYLYLNGRPIRDRTLTHAIKEAYRGLIPPDKQPVAVVFLEIDPRAVDVNVHPAKAEVRFGDPNRWHGLALAAMRQRLLAGDLTPSVGMPPLDTSRGSSMSIPPPQTSTPIPQTNAAAFVEYFRRMDPQQKNFVYEEVRREVVGNLSDQSVSLPNPSGTESELVAPVLRAQGVLQVHQSYLVTQDDQGLLIVDQHALHERVMFEELRRRVLAPGSTLESQRLLMPAVVSASVKRQALIEQLKPLLERIGIEAEPIGKDAVAVHAFPSFLFDRNVDPVEFCEELLDKAEDGQLDQPSVNTDEAVLHEVLDMMACKAAVKAGDAMRPEELAALLAKRDEIERSSNCPHGRPTTIRLTLKDLEKQFKRV, encoded by the coding sequence ATGCCTATTCGCAAGCTGCCGCTGCTGCTGGTGAATCAGATCGCTGCGGGCGAGGTGATCGAGCGGCCGGCCAGTGTCGTCAAAGAACTCGTGGAAAACAGCCTCGACGCCGGCGCGAAGCGCATCGAAGTTGCCGTTGAGGATGGCGGCCGGGAGTTGATTCGTGTCAGCGATGATGGCGGAGGCATCCCGTCGGATGAGTTGTCACTGGCGCTTGCACCTCACGCCACGAGCAAGCTTCAGACTCCCGATCAGCTTGCCGCGATCACAACCATGGGATTCCGCGGCGAGGCATTGGCGTCCATCGCCAGTGTCAGCCGGATGCGTCTGACCAGCCGAGCGACAATCGATGGCAAGTCCGCTGAGTCCGGAGCATACCTCCAGGCGTCCGGCGACTATGTGGGCGAAGTCACCCCCGATGCCTGCGCTCCGGGCACTGTCGTCGAAGTGCGAGACCTGTTTTTCAATACCCCCGCACGACGGAAGTTCATGCGTGCCGGGCCGACGGAGTTTGGTCACATCACCGAATTACTTGGTCGGCTCGCAATGGTCCGTCCGGATGTGTCGTTCACCCTCCTGCATAACGGCAAAAAATCACTTGAGGTCTTTGCAACTTCATCGCGTCGTCAGCGCTGTATCGATGTGTTGGGAGAGGAACTCGATGAAGCCATGCTCGAGTTCGAGCAGGAGGATATAAGCCCCGATGCAGTGATAGAAGAAAACAACCGCACCAAGCGCGCTCGTGTATGGGGGCTTGCCGGGCTGCCCGCGATTGCCCGCGCCACGGGCAAGTTTCAATACCTTTACCTCAACGGGCGACCGATCCGCGACCGCACGCTGACACACGCCATCAAAGAAGCCTATCGCGGCTTGATCCCGCCGGATAAACAACCGGTCGCAGTAGTCTTTTTGGAAATCGATCCGCGCGCCGTCGATGTGAACGTGCACCCTGCTAAAGCTGAAGTCCGCTTCGGTGATCCCAATCGCTGGCACGGCCTGGCGCTCGCAGCAATGCGGCAGCGGTTGTTGGCGGGTGATCTGACGCCGAGCGTTGGGATGCCACCACTGGATACTTCCCGCGGATCGAGCATGTCGATCCCCCCGCCCCAAACCTCAACGCCGATCCCGCAAACCAATGCTGCGGCTTTTGTGGAGTACTTCCGCAGAATGGACCCGCAGCAGAAAAACTTTGTATATGAGGAAGTTCGCCGCGAGGTAGTCGGCAATTTATCCGATCAGTCCGTCTCTTTGCCGAACCCATCCGGGACGGAATCGGAGCTAGTTGCGCCCGTGCTGCGTGCGCAGGGTGTCCTTCAAGTTCATCAGAGCTATTTGGTGACGCAGGACGATCAGGGGCTGCTCATCGTCGATCAGCACGCACTGCATGAGCGGGTGATGTTCGAGGAGCTTCGCCGCCGCGTGCTGGCTCCGGGATCCACGCTGGAAAGTCAGCGGTTACTGATGCCTGCGGTCGTATCCGCCTCCGTAAAACGGCAGGCATTGATTGAGCAACTCAAGCCGCTCCTGGAGCGGATCGGCATCGAAGCTGAGCCAATCGGCAAAGATGCGGTCGCGGTTCATGCGTTTCCGTCATTCCTCTTCGACCGCAACGTGGACCCCGTCGAGTTTTGTGAGGAACTCCTCGATAAAGCTGAGGACGGTCAACTCGATCAACCCAGCGTGAATACCGACGAAGCGGTGCTGCACGAGGTGCTGGATATGATGGCCTGCAAGGCAGCGGTGAAAGCTGGAGACGCCATGCGACCGGAAGAGCTCGCTGCACTTCTGGCGAAACGCGACGAAATCGAACGATCCAGTAACTGTCCGCATGGACGGCCGACTACCATCCGCCTGACACTCAAAGACCTGGAAAAACAGTTCAAGCGAGTTTGA
- a CDS encoding response regulator transcription factor, producing MTKATAIDRPSKILIVDDHPIVRQGLARLIEEQPGFSVCGQAEGAADTLELFEATQPDLIIVDISLKDVGGIELIKQIKSRNPNTLMLVSSMHDESLYAERALRAGARGYINKEEAIEKMMAAIKTILSGKVYLSERMTDQLLHRAVTPSDGIQTSPVESLSDRELEVFEFIGDGLTTRQIARKLFLSTKTIETYREHIKSKLNVKSSTELVHFAVRWRLEKE from the coding sequence ATGACGAAAGCCACCGCGATTGATCGCCCATCAAAAATCCTGATCGTCGATGACCATCCTATTGTCCGCCAGGGGCTGGCCAGGCTCATCGAGGAGCAGCCGGGTTTCAGCGTGTGCGGACAGGCGGAAGGGGCTGCCGATACCCTTGAGCTGTTCGAAGCTACTCAGCCGGATCTGATCATCGTGGATATTTCGCTCAAAGATGTTGGCGGCATCGAGTTGATCAAACAAATCAAATCACGCAATCCGAACACTCTGATGCTTGTCTCGTCAATGCACGATGAGTCGCTGTATGCAGAGCGTGCTTTGCGCGCTGGGGCCAGAGGCTATATCAACAAAGAGGAGGCCATCGAAAAAATGATGGCTGCGATCAAAACCATCCTCAGCGGCAAGGTCTATCTGAGTGAACGGATGACCGACCAACTGCTTCATCGTGCTGTCACACCCAGCGACGGGATTCAGACTTCTCCCGTCGAGAGTCTTTCCGACCGCGAGCTCGAAGTCTTTGAATTCATCGGCGACGGCCTGACCACAAGGCAGATCGCCAGAAAATTATTTCTAAGCACGAAAACGATCGAGACCTATCGCGAACACATCAAAAGCAAGCTCAATGTCAAGAGCAGTACTGAACTGGTCCACTTCGCGGTGCGCTGGCGATTGGAAAAAGAGTAA